The Enterobacter kobei genome has a segment encoding these proteins:
- a CDS encoding sulfite oxidase-like oxidoreductase, producing MVTRGFTGRGPGGDQSDRIPPGQHLVENFPVLTAGPTPSVEPSDWKFTVKIGPKPVKVWNWSEFNALPKTKMTRDIHCVTSWSKLDTAWEGVLIEDILADAGLDRPTDFVLAHCYDNYSTNVPLADLLSGKAMVALNYAGKPLPRDHGGPARLLVPHLYFWKSAKWVNALQFTTRDEAGFWELRGYHIYGDPWREQRYTND from the coding sequence ATGGTCACCAGAGGTTTCACAGGCCGCGGTCCAGGCGGCGACCAGTCCGATCGGATACCGCCGGGTCAGCATCTCGTGGAGAATTTCCCTGTTCTGACGGCCGGGCCAACGCCGAGCGTGGAGCCCTCCGATTGGAAATTCACCGTCAAGATCGGTCCGAAGCCCGTCAAAGTGTGGAACTGGAGCGAGTTCAACGCCCTACCGAAGACCAAGATGACCCGAGACATTCACTGCGTCACGTCCTGGTCCAAGCTGGATACCGCCTGGGAGGGCGTACTCATCGAAGACATCCTTGCAGATGCAGGGCTCGATCGGCCCACCGATTTCGTCTTGGCGCACTGCTACGATAATTACTCGACAAACGTCCCGCTGGCGGATCTGCTCTCCGGGAAAGCGATGGTCGCCCTCAACTATGCGGGCAAGCCGCTTCCCCGCGATCATGGAGGGCCGGCGCGTCTTCTGGTTCCGCACCTTTACTTCTGGAAGTCCGCCAAATGGGTGAACGCGCTGCAATTCACAACGCGTGACGAGGCGGGCTTCTGGGAGCTGCGCGGCTATCACATCTATGGCGATCCGTGGCGCGAGCAGCGATACACCAATGACTGA
- a CDS encoding IS110-like element IS5075 family transposase has translation MENIALIGIDLGKNSFHIHCQDRRGKAVYRKKFTRPKLIEFLATCPATTIAMEACGGSHFMARKLAELGHFPKLISPQFVRPFVKSNKNDFVDAEAICEAASRPSMRFVQPRTESQQAMRALHRVRESLVQDKVKTTNQMHAFLLEFGISVPRGAAVISRLSTLLEDSSLPLYLSQLLLKLQQHYHYLVEQIKDLESQLKRKLDEDEVGQRLLSIPCVGTLTASTISTEIGDGKQYASSRDFAAATGLVPRQYSTGGRTTLLGISKRGNKKIRTLLVQCARVFIQKLEHQSGKLADWVRELLCRKSNFVVTCALANKLARIAWALTARQQTYEA, from the coding sequence ATGGAAAACATTGCGCTCATTGGTATCGATCTGGGTAAAAACTCTTTCCATATTCATTGCCAGGATCGTCGCGGGAAGGCTGTTTACCGTAAAAAATTTACCCGGCCAAAGTTGATCGAATTTTTGGCGACATGCCCCGCTACAACCATCGCAATGGAAGCCTGTGGCGGTTCTCACTTTATGGCACGCAAGCTGGCAGAGTTAGGGCATTTTCCAAAGCTGATATCACCGCAATTTGTCCGCCCATTCGTTAAAAGCAACAAAAATGACTTCGTTGATGCTGAAGCTATCTGTGAAGCAGCATCACGTCCATCTATGCGTTTCGTGCAGCCCAGAACCGAATCTCAGCAGGCAATGCGAGCTCTGCATCGTGTCCGTGAATCCCTGGTTCAGGATAAGGTGAAAACAACTAATCAGATGCATGCTTTTCTGCTGGAATTTGGTATCAGCGTTCCGCGAGGTGCTGCCGTTATTAGTCGACTGAGTACCCTTCTTGAGGACAGTAGTTTGCCTCTTTATCTCAGCCAGTTACTGCTGAAATTACAACAGCATTATCACTATCTTGTTGAGCAGATTAAAGATCTGGAATCTCAGTTGAAACGAAAGTTGGACGAAGATGAGGTTGGACAGCGCTTGCTGAGTATTCCCTGCGTTGGAACGCTGACTGCCAGTACTATTTCAACTGAGATTGGCGACGGGAAGCAGTACGCCAGCAGCCGTGACTTTGCGGCGGCAACAGGGCTGGTACCCCGACAGTACAGCACGGGAGGTCGGACGACATTGTTAGGGATTAGCAAGCGGGGCAACAAAAAGATCCGAACTTTGTTGGTTCAGTGTGCCAGGGTATTCATACAAAAACTGGAACACCAGTCTGGCAAGTTGGCCGACTGGGTCAGGGAGTTGTTGTGTCGGAAAAGCAACTTTGTCGTCACCTGTGCTCTGGCAAACAAGCTGGCCAGAATAGCCTGGGCACTGACGGCGCGACAGCAAACTTACGAAGCATAA
- a CDS encoding ferredoxin reductase: MTENGAQIAWQSCVIDEIVQQTPSIKSFFLRLSKPFAHIAGQHVDVRLTAPGGYSAMRSYSIASSAISFPTVELAIERLPDGEVSPFFHDVAAIGDEIELRGPLGGHFLWPEPAIDPVLLIGAGSGLVPLMAMIRQRRALAQVVPTALLLSARTAEDVLFSKELHSIECSDPAFALALAITRENPIRASDFARRIDGVMVQEVLARLHRKPTQVFVCGSNGFVNIATEGALLAGLDPSIVKTERYGG, from the coding sequence ATGACTGAAAACGGCGCGCAAATCGCGTGGCAGTCATGCGTGATCGACGAAATCGTCCAGCAAACCCCGAGTATCAAGAGCTTCTTCCTTCGGTTGAGCAAACCGTTCGCGCACATCGCAGGGCAGCACGTCGATGTCCGGCTGACCGCGCCCGGTGGCTACAGTGCGATGCGGAGTTACTCGATTGCGTCTTCGGCAATCTCGTTCCCGACGGTCGAGCTCGCTATCGAGCGCCTGCCGGATGGCGAAGTTTCGCCGTTCTTCCACGATGTCGCGGCGATCGGAGACGAAATCGAGCTTCGTGGTCCGCTCGGCGGCCATTTCCTATGGCCTGAACCTGCCATAGACCCAGTGCTGTTGATCGGGGCAGGCTCCGGCCTCGTGCCGTTGATGGCGATGATCCGGCAGCGCCGCGCACTAGCCCAGGTCGTGCCGACAGCGCTGCTCCTGTCCGCACGAACCGCTGAAGACGTTCTCTTCTCAAAAGAGCTTCATTCCATCGAATGCAGCGATCCGGCATTCGCCTTGGCGCTGGCAATTACGCGCGAGAACCCGATCCGCGCATCGGACTTTGCGCGACGGATCGACGGCGTGATGGTCCAAGAAGTTCTGGCCCGGCTTCACCGAAAGCCCACACAAGTATTCGTTTGCGGGTCCAACGGTTTCGTCAACATCGCGACCGAGGGCGCGCTGCTGGCCGGCCTGGACCCCTCCATTGTCAAAACCGAGCGCTACGGCGGCTAG
- the cadR gene encoding Cd(II)/Pb(II)-responsive transcriptional regulator has product MRIGQLAQLVGVETQTIRFYEQQGLLPPPDRQDNGYRVYTEKHGEGLAFIRRCRILGLSLAEIHELQSYQDDPHQPCTAVNALLDDHISHVRSQITALQALEKQLVSLRASCNDDREVEACGVLAGISEGNMHQQ; this is encoded by the coding sequence ATGCGCATTGGTCAGTTGGCGCAGTTGGTAGGGGTCGAAACACAGACGATCCGCTTCTATGAACAGCAGGGCTTGTTGCCGCCGCCTGATCGGCAGGACAACGGTTACCGTGTCTATACCGAGAAGCATGGTGAGGGGCTGGCCTTCATCCGTCGCTGCAGAATCCTGGGCCTGTCACTGGCTGAGATTCACGAACTACAGAGCTATCAGGACGACCCTCATCAGCCTTGTACCGCCGTCAACGCCTTGCTCGATGATCACATCTCTCATGTGCGGTCGCAGATAACCGCTCTGCAAGCGCTTGAGAAACAACTCGTTTCACTGAGAGCGAGTTGCAACGATGACCGGGAAGTTGAGGCGTGTGGGGTTCTTGCTGGAATTAGCGAAGGAAACATGCACCAGCAGTAG
- a CDS encoding thiolase family protein: MEIIMSRFAEPVFIAAGLRTPFGRGGGALAAYDAISLSVPVVQAMAAQAEPDLLVWGTVIPNLGWSNIARETWLDAKLNPTVPAFSVVLACSTSMTATFAAAGMLGGGTDLTMVGGSEVMSRPSIALTADASKRLTDLFAQDATAALAALQSLTPRDYVLPTKGWANRITGRTMGDHMEETAKAWRVSRVAQDDWALKSHQRAVAGWERGFFDDLVISLPELARDANPRADTSPERLAALKPAFDRDSGRGTLTAGNSSPITDGAAGCWVATEAGVARLPAGTPYARLVDYEISAVDLHTEGLLMAPSYGIPRLLARHQLSFSDIALWEIHEAFAAQVLANVAAITDREWVRATAGVQAAMGDFDWDRVNPNGGSVALGHPFGATGARDLSQAVKELWAMPPGSRAIVSICADGGQGTVALLERG; the protein is encoded by the coding sequence TTGGAGATCATCATGAGCCGCTTTGCCGAACCCGTCTTCATTGCCGCTGGCCTTCGGACGCCTTTCGGCCGCGGCGGAGGCGCGTTGGCTGCCTACGATGCCATCTCTCTGTCCGTGCCTGTCGTGCAGGCGATGGCGGCGCAGGCGGAGCCTGATCTCCTCGTCTGGGGAACCGTGATCCCGAATTTGGGCTGGAGCAATATTGCTCGCGAAACCTGGCTTGATGCCAAGCTCAATCCGACTGTTCCGGCGTTCTCCGTCGTCCTGGCATGCTCGACCAGCATGACGGCGACCTTCGCTGCGGCAGGGATGCTGGGCGGAGGAACCGACCTCACCATGGTCGGCGGGTCCGAAGTCATGAGCCGGCCGTCAATCGCCCTGACGGCCGATGCATCGAAGCGGCTCACCGACCTCTTTGCGCAGGATGCGACCGCCGCGCTTGCCGCCCTCCAGTCTCTGACTCCACGAGACTACGTGCTCCCCACAAAGGGCTGGGCAAACCGGATCACCGGAAGGACGATGGGTGATCATATGGAGGAGACCGCCAAGGCTTGGCGGGTCTCGCGCGTCGCGCAGGATGATTGGGCGCTCAAGAGCCACCAGCGGGCAGTCGCTGGTTGGGAACGTGGCTTCTTCGACGATCTCGTGATTTCGCTGCCTGAGCTGGCGCGCGATGCGAACCCGCGCGCCGATACGTCGCCCGAACGGCTGGCCGCACTCAAGCCCGCCTTCGATCGCGACAGCGGGAGGGGAACCCTGACCGCCGGCAACAGCTCACCGATTACGGATGGAGCCGCCGGGTGTTGGGTCGCTACCGAAGCCGGTGTGGCGAGACTCCCGGCGGGCACCCCCTACGCGCGGCTCGTCGACTACGAGATCTCTGCCGTCGATCTCCACACCGAGGGCCTGCTGATGGCGCCCTCCTATGGCATTCCGCGCCTGCTCGCGCGGCATCAACTCAGCTTCTCCGACATCGCACTCTGGGAAATCCACGAAGCCTTTGCAGCCCAGGTCCTGGCGAACGTCGCGGCCATCACCGATCGGGAGTGGGTGCGCGCGACAGCCGGTGTCCAGGCGGCTATGGGCGATTTTGACTGGGACCGCGTCAATCCCAATGGAGGCTCGGTCGCCCTGGGTCATCCGTTCGGCGCTACAGGCGCGCGCGACCTCAGCCAGGCGGTAAAGGAACTTTGGGCCATGCCGCCCGGATCGCGCGCAATCGTCAGCATCTGCGCCGACGGCGGTCAAGGCACAGTCGCCCTCCTCGAACGCGGCTGA
- a CDS encoding GlcG/HbpS family heme-binding protein: MTKSIATASINRETAVALIDAAIAAARTIGIPAAVAVVDATGNLRAFERTDDAPFLTVDVAIDKAWSSASFGYPTHVWNDYVSNDPKVAPLAYRPRMVAVGGGYPILEDGKLIGGIGISGGNYQQDQDACVEALTKIGFELPA, from the coding sequence ATGACGAAATCCATTGCCACCGCCTCGATCAACCGCGAAACCGCCGTCGCCCTCATCGACGCGGCGATCGCCGCGGCACGTACAATCGGCATCCCGGCTGCGGTCGCCGTCGTCGACGCCACCGGTAACCTGCGCGCGTTCGAGCGCACTGATGACGCGCCGTTTCTCACCGTCGATGTTGCCATCGACAAGGCTTGGAGTTCCGCCTCGTTTGGGTACCCCACCCATGTCTGGAACGACTATGTTTCGAACGATCCAAAAGTGGCGCCGCTGGCCTATCGCCCCCGGATGGTCGCTGTCGGCGGAGGCTATCCGATCCTGGAAGACGGGAAGTTGATCGGCGGGATCGGCATCTCCGGAGGCAACTATCAGCAGGATCAGGATGCGTGCGTCGAGGCACTCACGAAAATCGGGTTCGAGCTGCCAGCCTGA
- a CDS encoding cation transporter has protein sequence MSKSCGGACGGDATSAADTDIQASSEAPGRWVSVYAVPKMDCPSEERMIRLALNGFEEIRALSFDLSNRRLKVVHDGEVEPVTSKLKTLGLGASLQETVAANPETIKAAEFSAASAKQESGTLRWLLGINALLFVVEMTAGLIARSTGLIGESLDNFADAAVYGLALYAVGHSVKMQVRAAHLAGVLQLILAVGVLVEVVRRFVFGSEPESLVMMAIAFVALIANTSCLLLISKHREGGAHMKASWIFSANDVVINLGVITAGALVAWTGSNYPDLIIGTIAGGIVLNGARRILALKG, from the coding sequence ATGAGCAAATCCTGTGGTGGCGCCTGTGGCGGTGATGCAACGTCCGCAGCGGATACCGATATACAGGCCTCCTCCGAGGCGCCAGGGAGATGGGTCAGTGTTTATGCCGTGCCGAAGATGGACTGTCCATCAGAAGAACGAATGATTCGCCTAGCCCTGAACGGCTTTGAGGAGATTCGGGCGCTGTCCTTCGACTTGTCGAACCGCCGGCTGAAGGTCGTGCATGACGGCGAGGTCGAGCCCGTCACCTCGAAACTGAAGACCTTGGGGCTAGGCGCCTCGCTTCAGGAAACCGTCGCTGCAAATCCGGAGACCATCAAGGCCGCCGAGTTTTCGGCAGCTTCTGCTAAGCAAGAATCCGGGACCCTGCGCTGGTTGCTCGGCATCAATGCACTTCTGTTCGTGGTGGAAATGACTGCCGGTCTGATCGCCCGGTCCACCGGCCTGATTGGAGAATCCCTGGACAATTTTGCCGATGCGGCGGTGTACGGGCTTGCCCTTTATGCGGTTGGACATAGCGTGAAAATGCAGGTACGTGCCGCGCATCTTGCTGGTGTACTGCAACTGATCTTGGCTGTGGGCGTGCTCGTAGAGGTGGTGAGACGCTTTGTATTCGGTAGTGAGCCTGAATCGCTGGTGATGATGGCTATCGCATTCGTCGCATTGATTGCCAATACCAGTTGTCTGCTGCTCATATCCAAACATCGGGAAGGCGGGGCGCACATGAAGGCAAGCTGGATATTCTCGGCCAACGACGTGGTGATCAACCTGGGGGTCATCACCGCCGGCGCCCTGGTCGCGTGGACCGGTTCCAATTATCCGGATCTGATTATCGGCACCATCGCGGGGGGCATTGTACTTAACGGTGCCAGACGCATTTTGGCGTTGAAGGGTTAA
- a CDS encoding zinc-binding alcohol dehydrogenase family protein produces the protein MKAVGYKVPGPIAEDASLVDIDLPRPVAEGGDILVEVKAVSVNPVDYKIRSSTPPADGDWKVLGWDAAGIVQEVGPDVTQFAVGDEVYYAGSLIRPGTNAEFHLVDARIVGRKPASLDWAEAAALPLTTLTAWEAMFDRLDVTKPVPGAAAILIIGGAGGVGSIAIQIARQRTDLIVISTASRPETQEWVKGLGAHHVIDHSRPLAPQIAELNIGAPAFVFSTTHTEQHASDIAELIAPQGRFGFIDDPKALDVMLFKRKAVSIHHELMFTRSLYGTPDMDEQGKILNSLAVLVDDGKIRTTLTEKLSPINAANLKTVHALIESGAARGKIVLEGF, from the coding sequence ATGAAAGCCGTTGGTTACAAGGTTCCGGGACCCATCGCCGAGGACGCCTCTCTGGTCGACATTGATCTGCCTCGGCCTGTCGCTGAAGGAGGCGATATCCTGGTTGAGGTGAAGGCTGTCTCGGTCAACCCGGTCGACTACAAAATCCGCAGCAGCACGCCGCCCGCTGATGGCGATTGGAAAGTGCTGGGATGGGATGCGGCCGGGATCGTGCAAGAGGTCGGCCCCGACGTGACGCAGTTCGCGGTAGGCGACGAGGTCTATTATGCCGGATCGCTCATAAGGCCTGGCACCAATGCGGAGTTCCATCTCGTCGACGCCCGGATCGTCGGTCGTAAACCCGCGTCGCTCGACTGGGCGGAAGCGGCGGCGCTGCCACTCACGACGTTGACGGCCTGGGAAGCCATGTTCGATCGCCTGGACGTGACGAAGCCCGTTCCCGGGGCGGCGGCGATCCTCATCATCGGTGGTGCGGGTGGGGTCGGGTCGATCGCCATCCAGATCGCTCGACAGCGCACGGATCTCATCGTCATCTCCACCGCCTCTCGGCCGGAAACCCAGGAGTGGGTTAAAGGGCTTGGGGCTCATCATGTCATCGACCACTCTCGGCCGCTCGCGCCACAGATTGCCGAGCTCAACATCGGCGCTCCCGCTTTCGTGTTCTCGACCACGCATACCGAGCAGCATGCATCCGACATCGCCGAACTGATCGCCCCGCAAGGACGGTTCGGATTCATCGACGATCCCAAGGCGCTCGACGTCATGCTGTTCAAGCGCAAGGCAGTGTCGATCCACCACGAGCTGATGTTCACACGGTCGCTCTACGGCACGCCCGACATGGATGAGCAGGGCAAGATCCTCAATTCGCTGGCGGTGCTGGTGGACGACGGCAAAATTCGCACGACGCTAACCGAAAAATTGTCGCCAATTAATGCCGCCAATCTGAAGACGGTGCACGCACTGATCGAAAGTGGCGCGGCAAGAGGCAAGATTGTCCTCGAAGGCTTCTGA
- a CDS encoding DUF427 domain-containing protein, whose product MVSAIWNDATIATSNETVVVEGNHYFPPSAVDFGLLEMSPHTSVCPIKGTARYFHVRVGDALNVNAAWTYPDPTPGAEGIRDHIAFWKGVEVA is encoded by the coding sequence TTGGTCTCAGCTATCTGGAATGACGCCACCATCGCCACAAGCAACGAGACGGTCGTCGTCGAGGGAAACCACTACTTCCCACCGTCGGCAGTCGATTTTGGCCTGCTTGAGATGAGCCCGCACACGTCCGTCTGCCCGATCAAGGGCACCGCGCGCTACTTCCATGTGCGTGTGGGAGACGCGCTCAACGTGAACGCAGCCTGGACCTATCCAGATCCGACGCCAGGCGCCGAGGGCATCCGGGATCATATCGCCTTCTGGAAAGGCGTGGAGGTTGCGTAG